In the genome of Cutibacterium equinum, one region contains:
- the gltX gene encoding glutamate--tRNA ligase, whose protein sequence is MALFDKAWAQRTGGQFVLRIEDTDRNRLVEGSEEQIYQTLDWLGLSPDESPRIGGPYEPYKQSERLDTYKPLVDKLIESGHAYRCWCSQDRLKQLREERAAAKSSDTGYDRMCLGMSKEERAKLPGFTDTPVVRMLIPEDVDLEFDDLIRGKVRAPRPDDQVILKADGFPTYHMAVVVDDHLMGIDTVVRGEEWISSTPKHLLLYKWLGWEAPAFAHMPLLRNTDKSKISKRKNPAARLMWFREQGYLPEALRNFLQLLAYPTIAEGQEMEDFDSFVSRFDWANISTGGPVFDVTKLDWLNGQYIRSLDADDLTDRVLDYADRTGQARDVLGRDLTAEDRGVIHAAMPLIRERLVLLSEALPKLAFLLTDDDALVFDEDSVSKLKAGADDIQHAALGVLKELDDFSAEAIQAALRATLCDEMGIKPRLAFAPIRVAVTGSRVSPPLFEAMEILGKESTLRRMERFCAHLDSQ, encoded by the coding sequence ATGGCCCTGTTCGACAAGGCGTGGGCACAACGTACTGGCGGCCAATTCGTGCTGCGCATCGAGGACACCGACCGTAACCGTCTGGTGGAGGGATCTGAGGAACAGATCTACCAGACGCTCGACTGGTTGGGCCTGTCTCCCGACGAGTCGCCGCGGATCGGTGGACCGTACGAACCCTACAAGCAGTCCGAGCGTCTCGACACCTACAAACCCCTCGTCGACAAGCTCATCGAGTCGGGCCATGCCTACCGCTGCTGGTGCTCCCAGGACAGGCTCAAGCAGTTGCGTGAGGAGCGCGCGGCCGCCAAGTCCTCCGACACTGGCTATGACCGCATGTGTCTGGGGATGTCCAAGGAGGAGCGAGCCAAGCTGCCGGGGTTCACCGACACCCCCGTGGTGCGGATGCTCATCCCCGAGGACGTCGACCTGGAGTTCGACGACCTCATTCGCGGCAAGGTCCGTGCCCCACGCCCCGATGACCAGGTCATCCTCAAGGCCGACGGGTTCCCGACCTACCACATGGCCGTCGTCGTCGACGATCACCTCATGGGTATCGACACCGTCGTGCGTGGTGAGGAGTGGATCTCCTCGACCCCCAAACACCTGCTGCTCTACAAGTGGCTGGGCTGGGAGGCCCCGGCGTTCGCGCACATGCCACTGCTGCGCAACACCGACAAGTCCAAGATCTCCAAGCGCAAGAACCCGGCTGCCCGTCTGATGTGGTTCCGTGAACAGGGTTATCTACCTGAGGCGCTGCGTAACTTCCTACAGCTCCTGGCCTACCCGACGATCGCTGAAGGCCAGGAGATGGAGGACTTCGACTCCTTCGTGTCGCGGTTTGACTGGGCGAACATCTCCACCGGCGGGCCAGTCTTCGACGTCACCAAGCTCGACTGGCTCAACGGCCAGTACATCCGCAGTCTCGACGCCGACGATCTCACCGATCGCGTGCTTGACTACGCCGACCGCACCGGCCAGGCCCGCGACGTGCTGGGCCGCGACCTGACCGCCGAGGATCGCGGTGTCATTCACGCGGCGATGCCTCTCATCCGCGAGCGTCTGGTGCTGCTGTCGGAGGCCCTGCCCAAGCTGGCCTTCCTGCTGACTGACGACGACGCCCTCGTGTTCGACGAGGACTCCGTGTCCAAGCTCAAGGCCGGTGCCGACGACATTCAGCACGCTGCCCTGGGCGTGCTCAAGGAGCTTGACGACTTCTCTGCTGAGGCCATCCAGGCCGCACTGCGCGCCACACTGTGTGACGAGATGGGCATCAAACCGCGCCTGGCCTTCGCGCCGATTCGCGTCGCCGTCACCGGGTCGCGGGTGTCCCCGCCACTGTTCGAGGCGATGGAGATCCTGGGCAAGGAATCGACGCTGCGTCGCATGGAAAGGTTCTGCGCCCACTTGGATTCCCAGTGA
- a CDS encoding glutamine--tRNA ligase/YqeY domain fusion protein: MAEPTGTPASGSESSSDFIRQVVRADNEQGTYGGRVQTRFPPEPNGYLHIGHAKAIVTDFGIAEDFGGICNLRLDDTNPGTEDVEYVESIIEDIEWLGYSPARVVHASDYFDKLYEWAQYLIREGLAYVDDQSPETIREQKGGYGKPGIESPYRDRPAEESLDLLERMRKGEFPDGSRCLRAKIDMQAENMWLRDPVMYRIRHQAHHSTGTKWCIYPTYDWAHGQSDAIEGVTHSLCSLEFNSHRPLYDWFLAHLPLEAPAPKQREFARLELTHTITSKRRLKSLVTDGVVEGWDDPRMPTLRGMRRRGYPAAAIRAFCQAVGTTKNNSVKAIEEFESFVRRELNATAQRRMAVLHPLKLVLDGWPTDDNGEPVVEWFELVNNPENPDDGTRRVPFTGQLWIEADDFREDPPRKFFRLSPGREVRLRGAYLVTATDVVKNPDGTIAEVHASYDPQSRGGTAPDGRKVKSTMHWVSAAHAVPVTVNLYERLFTAGIPGSQTGEALDDLNPNSRENLTNVMAEPALADITAGEVVQFERLGYFAGDKDTTVFHRTVGLRDEWAQLQKRQG, translated from the coding sequence ATGGCAGAACCCACAGGTACCCCGGCTTCCGGCTCCGAGTCCAGCTCGGATTTCATTCGTCAAGTCGTTCGCGCGGACAACGAACAGGGCACCTACGGAGGGCGAGTGCAGACCCGGTTCCCTCCCGAGCCCAACGGGTACCTCCACATTGGCCACGCCAAGGCCATCGTCACTGATTTCGGCATCGCCGAGGACTTCGGCGGCATCTGCAACCTGCGTCTCGACGACACCAACCCTGGCACCGAGGACGTCGAGTACGTCGAGTCGATCATCGAGGACATCGAGTGGCTGGGCTACTCCCCCGCCCGCGTCGTCCACGCATCCGACTACTTCGACAAACTCTACGAGTGGGCCCAGTATCTCATTCGCGAGGGCCTGGCCTACGTCGACGACCAGTCCCCCGAGACGATCCGCGAGCAGAAGGGTGGTTACGGCAAACCCGGCATCGAGAGCCCCTACCGTGATCGCCCAGCCGAGGAATCCCTCGACCTGTTGGAGCGGATGCGCAAGGGCGAATTCCCCGACGGCTCTCGCTGTCTGCGCGCCAAGATCGACATGCAGGCCGAGAACATGTGGCTGCGCGACCCCGTCATGTACCGGATCCGTCACCAGGCCCACCACTCCACCGGCACGAAGTGGTGCATCTACCCCACCTATGACTGGGCCCACGGCCAGTCCGACGCCATCGAGGGAGTGACACATTCGCTGTGCTCCCTGGAGTTCAACAGCCACCGCCCGCTCTACGACTGGTTCCTCGCCCATCTGCCACTGGAGGCCCCGGCCCCCAAGCAGCGCGAGTTCGCCCGTCTGGAGCTGACTCACACCATCACCTCGAAGCGTCGTCTCAAGTCCTTGGTGACCGACGGTGTCGTCGAGGGATGGGACGACCCCCGTATGCCCACCCTGCGCGGTATGCGTCGTCGCGGATACCCGGCTGCTGCCATTCGTGCCTTCTGCCAGGCTGTCGGCACCACCAAGAACAACTCGGTCAAGGCCATCGAGGAGTTCGAGTCCTTCGTGCGCCGCGAACTCAACGCGACGGCCCAGCGCCGCATGGCTGTCCTGCACCCCCTCAAGCTGGTGCTCGACGGCTGGCCGACTGACGATAACGGCGAGCCGGTCGTCGAGTGGTTCGAGCTCGTCAACAACCCCGAAAATCCTGATGACGGCACCCGTCGCGTCCCCTTCACCGGACAGTTGTGGATCGAGGCCGACGACTTCCGCGAGGACCCGCCCCGCAAGTTCTTCCGTCTCTCCCCCGGTCGCGAGGTGCGCCTGCGCGGCGCCTACCTGGTGACGGCCACTGACGTCGTCAAGAACCCTGACGGCACCATCGCCGAGGTCCACGCCAGCTACGACCCGCAGTCGCGTGGCGGGACCGCCCCCGACGGACGCAAGGTGAAGTCGACGATGCACTGGGTCTCGGCTGCCCACGCTGTTCCGGTGACCGTCAACCTCTATGAGCGTCTTTTCACCGCCGGCATTCCGGGTTCGCAGACCGGTGAAGCCCTCGACGACCTCAACCCGAATTCGCGGGAAAACCTCACCAATGTCATGGCTGAGCCGGCTCTGGCCGACATCACGGCGGGCGAAGTCGTTCAGTTCGAGAGGCTGGGGTATTTCGCAGGCGACAAGGACACCACCGTCTTTCACCGCACTGTTGGTTTGCGCGACGAATGGGCCCAGCTGCAAAAGCGTCAGGGCTGA
- a CDS encoding bifunctional metallophosphatase/5'-nucleotidase encodes MHDNPFGTNLSRRAVLAGTLGAGLAMSAVGNSLAAPSTSDTPAAPGATAATSALTVLATTDIHGHVFDWDYFADAPFPASDQGRSSAPLGMSRVATIVKQVRAEKGADSVVMLDNGDTIQGTPLTYLAAKQPEKLGRDEVMARAFNLVGYDAANIGNHEFNYGLKELDRFKSDLEAPLLCANVIDLTTGKPLTQGTLMLTKTVDGHPVKVGVVAVTTPGSMVWDKANLAGKVDIADPVKTAAKYSVKLRKDGADVVVVLIHAGLSEDQASPIYQGLPENDATVLAKSVPEVDLVVIGHTHLDDPVEIVDGISGHKVVITQPDYWARSVSQVTIPLDFSGGKAAVVHDQVTVTPRYTRDVEEDKEFASDAELQADHKATVTYVNSVVATSTTTLTTERSMVEDTPILDFIGKVQADTVAQAIKGGKYDGIPVIAQVSPFSRTAAFPKGEIKIKDIAGLYVFDNTLAGILLTGTQLKDYLEYSAKYFKQVKKGATVNPAPASEGGDTQADYQGKPVWDYNYDAITGVKYSIDISKPVGERILGLSWQGAPVADDQKFVLAINNYRMSGGGGYPHVTQAPVVWDEILEIRQLLIDTASKMKTIDPKDFFDRNWFVTTTGETWPTDGKPGAKPGDGSQPADGSQPGTKPADGSQPGAGTNPANGTQPGRGSQPGNGDRPTVLPSTGF; translated from the coding sequence ATGCATGACAACCCGTTTGGTACGAACCTGTCACGTCGCGCCGTGCTGGCCGGCACCCTGGGGGCAGGACTGGCGATGAGCGCTGTCGGGAATTCCTTGGCGGCACCGTCAACGTCTGACACTCCCGCCGCCCCGGGGGCGACTGCTGCCACCTCCGCGCTGACCGTGCTGGCCACCACCGACATCCACGGTCACGTCTTCGACTGGGACTACTTCGCTGACGCCCCCTTCCCAGCGTCGGACCAGGGGCGCTCCTCGGCTCCATTGGGTATGAGCCGGGTGGCCACCATCGTCAAGCAGGTCCGCGCCGAGAAGGGTGCCGACTCCGTCGTGATGCTCGACAACGGTGACACCATTCAGGGCACCCCGCTGACCTACCTCGCGGCGAAGCAACCCGAGAAGCTCGGTCGCGACGAGGTCATGGCTCGCGCCTTCAACCTGGTCGGCTACGACGCCGCCAACATCGGCAACCACGAGTTCAACTACGGGCTCAAGGAACTCGACCGGTTCAAGAGTGATCTCGAGGCTCCGCTGCTGTGCGCCAACGTCATCGACCTGACGACCGGCAAGCCGCTCACCCAGGGCACCCTCATGCTCACCAAGACCGTCGATGGCCACCCGGTCAAGGTTGGCGTGGTCGCCGTCACCACCCCCGGCTCGATGGTCTGGGACAAGGCAAATCTGGCCGGCAAGGTTGACATCGCCGATCCGGTCAAGACCGCTGCCAAGTACTCCGTGAAGCTGCGCAAGGACGGGGCTGACGTGGTCGTCGTGCTCATCCACGCCGGCCTCTCGGAGGATCAGGCCTCCCCGATCTACCAGGGCCTGCCCGAGAATGACGCCACCGTCTTGGCCAAGTCTGTTCCCGAGGTCGACCTCGTCGTCATTGGTCACACACACCTCGACGACCCGGTTGAAATCGTGGACGGCATCTCGGGCCACAAGGTCGTCATCACCCAGCCCGATTACTGGGCCCGCTCGGTGTCCCAGGTGACGATTCCGCTGGACTTCTCCGGCGGCAAGGCTGCTGTGGTTCACGATCAGGTCACCGTGACGCCCCGCTACACCCGCGACGTCGAGGAGGACAAGGAGTTCGCCTCCGACGCCGAGTTGCAGGCCGACCACAAGGCCACCGTCACCTACGTCAACTCGGTCGTCGCCACCTCGACGACGACGCTGACGACCGAGCGCTCGATGGTCGAGGACACCCCCATCCTTGACTTCATCGGCAAGGTGCAGGCTGACACCGTCGCCCAGGCCATCAAGGGTGGCAAGTATGACGGCATCCCGGTCATCGCTCAGGTGTCGCCGTTCTCGCGTACCGCCGCCTTCCCGAAGGGCGAAATCAAGATCAAGGACATCGCCGGCCTGTACGTGTTCGACAACACGCTGGCGGGCATCCTGCTCACCGGCACCCAGCTCAAGGATTACCTGGAGTACTCCGCGAAGTACTTCAAGCAGGTCAAGAAGGGCGCCACCGTCAATCCGGCCCCGGCCAGCGAGGGCGGCGACACCCAGGCTGACTACCAGGGCAAGCCGGTCTGGGATTACAACTACGACGCCATCACCGGTGTCAAGTACTCGATCGACATCTCCAAGCCGGTCGGCGAGCGGATTCTGGGTCTGTCGTGGCAGGGTGCGCCGGTCGCCGACGACCAGAAATTCGTTCTGGCCATCAACAACTACCGGATGAGTGGTGGCGGCGGTTACCCGCACGTCACGCAGGCACCGGTCGTGTGGGACGAGATCCTCGAGATCCGTCAGCTTCTCATCGACACCGCCTCGAAGATGAAGACCATCGATCCGAAGGACTTCTTCGATCGCAACTGGTTCGTCACCACGACTGGGGAGACGTGGCCGACCGACGGCAAGCCCGGTGCCAAGCCCGGCGACGGTTCCCAGCCTGCTGACGGCTCTCAGCCTGGTACCAAGCCCGCCGACGGCTCTCAGCCTGGCGCAGGTACCAATCCTGCCAACGGAACCCAGCCCGGACGCGGCTCCCAGCCCGGCAACGGTGATCGCCCGACCGTTCTGCCCAGCACCGGCTTCTGA
- a CDS encoding alpha/beta hydrolase, which yields MRRASVAGLVFGLFGLWTALTPSLVPRTWSMVAVNVWLSTLVAYGVGGFIGRISRWLAEITRLQVTVSTTAVRSIRRSWYILLALISGWMFVWCTKQQKSVSEAVGLPRKVWTAQTLGVFIGLILFTATVLLIRLIAHGIRNLYTGVHRFIAQPVLAIIVVVLSVSLLLWATNNVIVRTTANGVAHVMARTNAQTAAGRTPPTSPLRSGSPASLQSWESLGRQGKDVVTDGPDAAKIEKVTGRPAKEPIRVYAGLNSRRDYIAEANGVLAELIRTGAFNRKVLVVQNGTGSGWIEEWSVSAVEYLTGGDCATATMQYSYLGSVGAFLLDRESPKEGARALFNVIHDYWATLDPQTRPKLYTSGVSLGSYGGQSAFSSIDDMISKVDGAVWVGTPGFTPIWKGLEANRRDGSPAIVPVIDNGRIVRFMGNPDEIHHDHWGAAYSPWSTQTRIAYVQHPSDPVTWWSPEMLWSEPDWMRERAGDDVNPHIRWTPWSSFWQVAADMALSTTPPGGHGHNYHSELVPIWSAVLNMPSDRQTMDAIAKAIPSTSAPR from the coding sequence CTGCGCCGTGCCAGCGTTGCTGGCCTCGTCTTCGGTCTGTTCGGTCTCTGGACGGCTCTGACTCCGTCCTTGGTTCCCCGGACCTGGTCGATGGTGGCGGTCAATGTGTGGCTGTCGACTCTCGTCGCCTACGGGGTCGGCGGATTCATCGGGCGGATTTCCCGCTGGCTGGCCGAAATCACACGGTTGCAGGTGACGGTCTCGACGACTGCCGTGCGCAGCATCAGACGTAGCTGGTACATCCTGCTGGCCCTCATCTCGGGGTGGATGTTCGTGTGGTGCACGAAACAGCAGAAATCGGTGTCGGAGGCAGTCGGGTTGCCTCGGAAGGTCTGGACTGCGCAGACCCTCGGCGTCTTCATAGGGCTCATCCTGTTCACCGCGACCGTACTGCTCATCCGTCTCATCGCTCACGGCATCCGAAACTTGTACACCGGCGTGCACCGTTTCATCGCCCAGCCAGTACTGGCGATCATTGTTGTCGTGCTGAGCGTCTCCCTGTTGCTGTGGGCGACGAACAACGTCATCGTCAGGACGACGGCCAATGGCGTGGCTCACGTCATGGCACGCACCAACGCGCAGACTGCGGCTGGGCGGACTCCCCCGACCTCTCCCCTCCGGTCCGGGTCTCCTGCCTCGTTGCAGAGTTGGGAGAGCTTGGGCAGGCAGGGTAAGGACGTCGTCACCGACGGCCCTGACGCGGCCAAGATCGAGAAGGTCACCGGCCGACCGGCCAAGGAGCCCATCCGGGTGTATGCGGGCCTCAACTCACGTCGCGATTACATTGCCGAGGCCAATGGCGTCCTCGCCGAGCTCATCCGTACGGGGGCCTTCAACCGCAAGGTGCTCGTCGTTCAGAACGGAACGGGCTCTGGCTGGATCGAGGAATGGTCGGTTTCGGCGGTGGAGTACCTCACCGGTGGGGACTGTGCGACGGCGACGATGCAGTACTCCTACCTGGGCAGCGTCGGGGCCTTCCTGCTTGACCGGGAATCTCCCAAGGAGGGCGCCCGAGCCCTCTTCAATGTCATTCACGACTACTGGGCCACCCTCGACCCGCAAACTCGCCCGAAGTTGTACACGAGCGGGGTGTCGTTGGGGTCTTACGGCGGCCAGTCCGCATTTTCATCCATTGACGACATGATCTCCAAGGTTGACGGCGCCGTGTGGGTCGGAACACCGGGGTTCACGCCGATTTGGAAGGGTTTGGAGGCGAACCGGCGAGACGGCTCCCCGGCCATCGTGCCCGTCATCGACAATGGCCGAATCGTGAGGTTCATGGGCAATCCGGACGAGATCCACCACGATCATTGGGGAGCTGCCTATTCGCCTTGGTCAACGCAGACCCGTATCGCCTATGTGCAGCATCCGTCCGATCCGGTGACGTGGTGGTCCCCGGAGATGTTGTGGTCAGAACCCGACTGGATGCGCGAACGCGCTGGGGATGACGTCAATCCCCACATCCGGTGGACGCCGTGGTCAAGTTTCTGGCAGGTCGCCGCCGACATGGCCTTGTCGACGACACCTCCTGGCGGACATGGGCACAACTACCACAGCGAGCTCGTCCCCATCTGGTCGGCGGTGCTGAACATGCCCAGCGATCGTCAGACCATGGACGCCATTGCGAAGGCGATACCGAGTACCTCTGCACCGCGGTGA
- the tuf gene encoding elongation factor Tu yields MAKAKFERTKPHCNIGTIGHIDHGKTTLTAAISKVLHDKYPELNEESPFDQIDKAPEERQRGITISIAHIEYQTEKRHYAHVDCPGHADYVKNMITGAAQMDGAILVVAATDGPMPQTREHVLLARQVGVPAIVVALNKCDMVDDEELIELVEMEVRELLSSQEFDGDDCPVVRISAFQALQGDEKWTQSILDLMDAVDEYIPQPERDLDKPFLMPIEDVFTITGRGTVVTGRVERGVVKTSEEVEIVGIHDKTQKTTVTGVEMFRKILDEGRAGENVGVLLRGTKKEDVVRGMVLCKPGSTTPHTDFEGQVYVLKKDEGGRHKPFFSHYSPQFYFRTTDVTGTVELPDGTEMVMPGDNTDMTVHLIHPIAMEEQLKFAIREGGRTVGAGRVTKILK; encoded by the coding sequence GTGGCAAAGGCCAAGTTCGAGCGGACCAAGCCGCACTGCAACATCGGCACCATCGGACACATCGACCACGGCAAGACGACCCTCACCGCGGCGATCTCCAAGGTGCTGCACGACAAGTACCCGGAGCTGAACGAGGAGTCGCCGTTCGACCAGATCGACAAGGCTCCCGAGGAGCGTCAGCGCGGCATCACGATCTCGATCGCTCACATCGAGTACCAGACCGAGAAGCGTCACTACGCTCACGTTGACTGCCCTGGTCACGCTGACTACGTGAAGAACATGATCACCGGTGCTGCCCAGATGGACGGCGCCATCCTCGTGGTCGCCGCCACCGATGGCCCGATGCCTCAGACTCGCGAGCACGTCCTGCTCGCCCGTCAGGTGGGCGTGCCGGCCATCGTCGTCGCCCTCAACAAGTGCGACATGGTCGACGATGAGGAGCTCATCGAGCTCGTCGAGATGGAGGTCCGCGAGCTGCTGAGCTCCCAGGAGTTCGACGGTGACGACTGCCCGGTCGTCCGTATCTCCGCCTTCCAGGCTCTCCAGGGTGACGAGAAGTGGACCCAGTCCATCCTCGATCTCATGGACGCCGTTGACGAGTACATCCCGCAGCCTGAGCGTGACCTCGACAAGCCCTTCCTCATGCCGATTGAGGACGTCTTCACCATCACCGGCCGTGGCACCGTTGTCACCGGTCGTGTTGAGCGCGGCGTCGTCAAGACCAGCGAAGAGGTCGAGATCGTCGGTATCCACGACAAGACCCAGAAGACCACCGTCACCGGTGTCGAGATGTTCCGCAAGATCCTCGACGAGGGTCGCGCTGGTGAGAACGTCGGCGTTCTGCTCCGTGGCACCAAGAAGGAGGACGTCGTGCGCGGCATGGTCCTCTGCAAGCCGGGTTCCACCACCCCGCACACCGACTTCGAGGGCCAGGTCTACGTCCTGAAGAAGGACGAGGGTGGCCGTCACAAGCCGTTCTTCTCGCACTACAGCCCCCAGTTCTACTTCCGTACCACGGACGTGACTGGCACGGTTGAGCTGCCCGATGGCACCGAGATGGTTATGCCTGGTGACAACACCGACATGACCGTCCACCTGATCCACCCGATCGCCATGGAGGAGCAGCTGAAGTTCGCTATCCGTGAGGGTGGCCGCACCGTCGGTGCCGGTCGCGTCACCAAGATCCTCAAGTGA